One genomic region from Apodemus sylvaticus chromosome 1, mApoSyl1.1, whole genome shotgun sequence encodes:
- the LOC127670123 gene encoding Friend virus susceptibility protein 1-like produces the protein MAERVLVPTQIGRGDRYYTYTELLAISRRFKQNPNELMVTWILRVYDQGGPALSLNSGELGLLGDLTHDAIFNYRCKALRGAGCQTLLSWLLQAWRQRWESSLHFEATELPFRPWTTMEEGIQLVRELGMIEWIYLDPEGPVDLAPEDVAFTQGLQRRLLTAAPSELRLSLVSLLVRGMTVLEAVMEIQTIADVGLLWRQSHPGRTKLMLGPNPTRKDLLGWLLSHGVPREQVDRQPTKVLLELYIKEAKRSRGHPNYGLTEEQPPPPPYSDQACGEEQPVRHD, from the coding sequence ATGGCGGAGAGAGTGCTGGTGCCCACCCAGATAGGCCGGGGGGACCGCTACTACACCTACACGGAGCTGTTGGCTATCTCACGGCGTTTCAAGCAAAACCCCAATGAGCTCATGGTCACCTGGATCCTGAGGGTGTATGACCAGGGAGGCCCTGCCCTGTCCCTGAATTCTGGGGAGCTGGGGCTGCTGGGTGACCTCACCCATGATGCCATCTTTAACTACCGCTGCAAGGCCCTGCGGGGGGCTGGCTGCCAGACTCTACTGAGCTGGCTGCTGCAGGCCTGGCGTCAGCGCTGGGAATCCTCCCTGCATTTTGAGGCCACTGAGTTACCCTTCAGGCCCTGGACCACCATGGAGGAAGGCATCCAGCTGGTGCGTGAGCTGGGCATGATTGAGTGGATTTACCTTGACCCAGAAGGGCCTGTGGACCTGGCCCCGGAGGACGTGGCCTTCACTCAAGGCCTGCAGCGGCGCCTGCTCACAGCAGCTCCCTCTGAGCTGCGCCTTTCACTGGTCAGCCTGCTGGTGCGGGGCATGACAGTATTGGAGGCTGTGATGGAGATCCAGACTATTGCTGATGTGGGGCTGCTCTGGCGCCAGAGCCATCCAGGCCGCACCAAGCTCATGTTGGGGCCCAACCCAACTCGCAAGGACCTCCTAGGCTGGCTGCTCAGTCACGGTGTGCCCCGGGAGCAAGTAGACAGGCAGCCCACCAAGGTACTCCTAGAACTGTACATCAAAGAAGCCAAGCGCAGCCGTGGCCACCCCAACTATGGGCTGACCGAGGAGCAGCCCCCACCGCCCCCTTACTCCGACCAGGCCTGTGGGGAAGAGCAACCGGTGCGTCATGACTAG